In the Topomyia yanbarensis strain Yona2022 chromosome 3, ASM3024719v1, whole genome shotgun sequence genome, one interval contains:
- the LOC131692772 gene encoding cuticle protein 16.5-like translates to MFAKIIFFAVLAVACVSAKPGLVAPLAYSAPVVAAAPAVVTAQSSQFFTRNYNGIAPLAYTAAYTAAAPVAYAAAPAFAAYAAAPVLL, encoded by the coding sequence ATCTTCTTCGCCGTTCTCGCCGTGGCGTGCGTAAGTGCCAAGCCAGGATTGGTCGCCCCCCTAGCCTACTCGGCACCGGTGGTAGCTGCTGCTCCAGCCGTCGTAACGGCCCAAAGCTCTCAGTTCTTCACCCGTAACTACAACGGAATCGCACCTCTGGCCTATACCGCCGCTTACACTGCCGCTGCTCCGGTTGCATATGCCGCCGCCCCTGCCTTCGCTGCTTACGCTGCTGCTCCGGTGCTGCTCTAG